In uncultured Fibrobacter sp., one genomic interval encodes:
- a CDS encoding toxin-antitoxin system YwqK family antitoxin has protein sequence MKNLLFMLVVWGVVSVPVIAAPAGNAAGHVADIGSAKPAEVTHDTIVTKFDNGSVSRVYYVLHGTETRDGVSVTYHPNGNVAIEAPYVAGKLDGVFRSYYENGKVWKTIGYKNGIEEGFSISFHENGVRALRESYKAGILDGASEEWNEKGVLVRRIPYEKGQIHGRAQMFDELGALKEEMDFVRGIRNGIYRRYQKGVLTMEAEFQNNRCVKNCSF, from the coding sequence ATGAAAAATCTTCTTTTCATGCTGGTTGTTTGGGGCGTCGTAAGCGTTCCTGTTATTGCTGCACCCGCAGGAAATGCTGCGGGCCATGTGGCGGATATCGGCAGCGCAAAGCCTGCCGAGGTTACGCACGATACGATTGTCACCAAGTTCGATAATGGTTCGGTATCCCGTGTCTATTATGTGTTGCATGGTACAGAAACTCGCGACGGAGTCTCCGTGACGTACCACCCGAACGGCAACGTGGCCATTGAGGCCCCTTACGTGGCGGGAAAGCTGGACGGTGTTTTCCGCAGCTATTACGAGAATGGCAAAGTCTGGAAAACCATCGGCTATAAGAACGGCATAGAAGAAGGTTTTTCCATTTCGTTCCACGAAAACGGTGTGCGTGCGCTCCGTGAATCCTACAAGGCCGGAATCCTTGACGGGGCAAGCGAGGAATGGAACGAAAAAGGAGTCCTCGTCCGCCGGATCCCCTACGAGAAAGGGCAAATTCACGGCAGAGCCCAGATGTTCGATGAACTGGGCGCGTTAAAAGAAGAAATGGATTTCGTGCGTGGAATTCGCAACGGCATTTACCGTCGTTATCAAAAAGGCGTGTTGACGATGGAAGCCGAGTTCCAGAATAACCGCTGCGTCAAGAATTGTAGTTTCTAG